A genomic window from Maylandia zebra isolate NMK-2024a linkage group LG20, Mzebra_GT3a, whole genome shotgun sequence includes:
- the mrpl49 gene encoding large ribosomal subunit protein mL49, protein MAALFGSTVLRRAWLGPSSLCCRTPGAPVSAAGLRFVSNAAPEDNRSPIIESTEEYKYVERLIPSSRIPTPPKHTGPTPSGWIPPADSPPSLPYMIRRSRMHNIPIYTDVTNSNRKLTLIRKVEGDIWALEKDVRQYLQEVTGKELPTQVNEVTMTLKVKGHFDKELKDWLVSKGF, encoded by the coding sequence ATGGCGGCCCTCTTCGGATCTACCGTACTCCGCAGAGCGTGGCTGGGACCTTCCAGCCTGTGCTGCAGGACACCGGGGGCTCCTGTCTCTGCTGCCGGGCTCCGGTTTGTGAGTAATGCTGCTCCAGAAGATAATCGGTCGCCGATAATAGAGTCCACGGAGGAATACAAGTACGTTGAGCGGCTCATCCCCTCATCACGGATTCCCACTCCGCCTAAACACACCGGTCCTACCCCATCGGGCTGGATCCCTCCTGCGGATTCACCGCCGTCTCTGCCCTACATGATCCGCCGCTCCCGCATGCACAACATCCCGATTTATACCGACGTGACCAATAGCAACCGGAAATTAACGTTGATACGGAAAGTGGAGGGCGACATTTGGGCTCTAGAGAAGGACGTGAGGCAGTACCTGCAGGAGGTGACGGGAAAAGAGCTACCTACACAGGTCAACGAGGTCACCATGAccctgaaggtcaaaggtcacttcGATAAGGAGTTGAAGGACTGGCTGGTCAGCAAAGGTTTTTGA